The window CGCCCTCGACGCCGCCTACGGCGACCGGATCGAGCGCGTGGTGCTGTTCGGCTCGCGGGCGCGGGGCGACGCCCGGCCGGACTCGGACTACGACGTCGCTGTATTTCTGCGGAACTTCGACGATTTCGGGCGGGAGTCGCGGACCCTGGCCGCGATCGAGACGGACATCCTCTACGAGGACGGCGCGCTGATCGGCGCCATGCCGTTCCGAGCGGGGGCCTACGCCGACCGCACCGGCTTCATGGCCGAGGTGCGCCGTGAGGGAATCGATCTGTGACGCCGGAGGCCGCAGCCTCACTGGCCAGGGCGAGGCGCGACCTCGGCGAGGCTCGATTGCTCGCCGGCTTAAAGCTCAACCGCCTCGCTGCGCGATCGGGCTACTACGCGGCATTCCACGCCGCTGAAGCCTTGATCCAGGAGCGGACCGGGCGAAGCGCGAAGACCCATCGCGGCGTGCACAGCGAGTTCTCGCGGTTGACCAAGGGCGACCTCGGATCAAGCCGGGATGTCTGGCGTGTCCTGACCGACGCCTACCGCTACAAAGAGATGGCCGACTACTCGACCGATCCGGATGCGGACATCAGCGATGATGCGACGGGT is drawn from Lichenibacterium dinghuense and contains these coding sequences:
- a CDS encoding HEPN domain-containing protein; protein product: MTPEAAASLARARRDLGEARLLAGLKLNRLAARSGYYAAFHAAEALIQERTGRSAKTHRGVHSEFSRLTKGDLGSSRDVWRVLTDAYRYKEMADYSTDPDADISDDATGQVIADASRFVDRIADLLANPLGS
- a CDS encoding nucleotidyltransferase domain-containing protein; protein product: MAAIDDPVLIRFRAALDAAYGDRIERVVLFGSRARGDARPDSDYDVAVFLRNFDDFGRESRTLAAIETDILYEDGALIGAMPFRAGAYADRTGFMAEVRREGIDL